CTTAAAATTTCTTCATGCACTTGTGTGAACAGGTCCTCTGGGGGTTTTGTTCCGTCCAAGTAAACTGAGGCAAAAAAAATTCTTGCATCATTTGATGCTTCTGatgaccaaatctgtaatttttAGTTACAGTAATTTCTCATAAACATGAGCCAAAAATATATAAAATACTACAAATGCCAAAAGCCTCGAAAAAACAGGAGGTGCCAAATGTGAAATGAGCGTCAAATATGATAAATAACACAAATTACTTATTAATTACTGCAAAAAAAATCAATTATTTTCACACATCAAAACATTTCGAGTCCCACATTTCCAATAAGTCTGGATATTTAGGAGGCATTTGAAAATGATGGGTAGGTTCCAATTCTGGAAGTTCCATTCCTGTTCTAGCAAGTTTTACTGGTGTGAGATATGAATACGAAGACTCAGCCCATATGCAGCTATCTTGCCTTTCCTGGCTCCATTATGGAATGTATGATTCAGACTCCTCTACAATTTTGGTGCAGGTAGACCCCTTCAATAAGCAGGAAAGATGCACAGTCTCTCTGAGGAATTGTAAACTACAGAAAATCCTAGTCTTAAGtcaccaatttttaaaaaaatggaattTATTGCTTCTCTTTTTTTCCTCATAACAATCAATCAAATGTTATCAATGTCAGAAGTTTCTCTCCACTTTACACCTCTTAAACGCTCATATATTTTAATCAGTAAAATTTAATCTAGTTTGTGTGTTTATCTACATAAGATTAACAAGTGGAAAGTGGAGACAAACTTCTGATGTCAGACTATGAATGCTGTAATTGATTGACAGCTTTATGAGAAGAGAATAAATGAGAATACTGAAGTTGTGCTTTTTAAATTCATACTTATAACAGATTGTAAGCTCAGCTGTTTTTTTCAGTTTTCAAAGTCTTTATTTATGTACAGGATCATTTCAAAGACTTGTTAGTGGTTCATTGGTTCTGTTCTGGATactgggagagggtgagggaggatgCATATGTGATATGAAAATGGTATGGGAGAGATGAGGGTCATCAAGGATATGAAGGAACATGGAGGAGGCAAAAGAGACCAAAGGTCTTGGGAATAAGAGGGCATGTGGAAGGGGGACATTCGGGGGGAGCGTGGGGGTTAGGTGGAGGTTCAGAGGAGGTAAAGGGTAAGGTTTGAGGGATGATCATAATGATTACAACTGAGTTTATTGCCTAGTAAACAGCCACAGACCTTCGAGTACACCAGCCTTGCCATCCATCTGCCTCTGTTGCATCTTTGTGCCTGACCCCAGAGATCTTGAGAACTGATTCCATTCCACTTTCACTTCGCCAGAATGAAATTTTGGCAGATGAGGGCTTCTTTATTGGAATTAATTTACAGAATTGAGATTTCCCCAATTTCTGCTTTGAGAGTCCTTCACAAAAATCTTACCCTAGTTTGTGTTCATCATAACAATTACAGCTGAGAATAGAATTAGGTTTATGTAAATTCATTCTTTATAATGTTTTGTTCTTATAAGAATTTTTAAACATGTGTACATATATATCAATTTAGTTGAAAGATTGCTTtaatcttttttaaaattattatttcGAAAATTCTGAATGGCAGTATAAGTACTTTAAAATTAAAATTGGAGGCATTCTGGCTATCAATTGTCCTTCACAAGAACGAATCATGCTTAAGTCAGAAAATAACTACAAATGTAAATGAGTGAAAAAATGTACTTATGTCAGACActttctcttccatttcctttcTATTTTTGAGGTACATTGGCCACACATGTCCATCAAAGTTGCCAGGTGGATCTGGTGGATCATAGATTCTTAAACTAAATAGAAAGATTCTGTTTACATCAAATTAGATCATTTGATTAAAAAAACCAGTTTAAAATAATTTAAGTCCGTACTTACCATCTTCTTCTCTTACATTCTTCATATGGAATGGACAGATAGTAACGTAGATTAAAAACATCATTTAAGGGCCTAAAAACATATATCGGTATGTAAAGCACTATACAGCAATATATATTCTTACATATATATAGTGACTGAATACAGTCACTATCTAAACTGGTAAAGGTCTACTGAAACAATCAGTTCTGAGTTAATTTGAATGTGAATGGTAGAATTTTAGAAAAATATCCACTTTCTTGCATTCATTTACTTTTGGGCCTTAGCAGTTGATAAGAGTGAGGAAAACTGAACTTGCACTGTACACTGTTGTTGCTAAACTAGTTCATGCTACATATTTTATGCATAGCCACTAGCAAGACTTTGAAGAGTTCAATAATTTCCTTACAGCCCCCAGTTAATCCATAGGTCCTACATAATAATTTAGTAAAAATATAAGACAAATAATTACATATTGGAACCAAGTGAACTTTTTCAAGTTCCAGCAAATATACCTATAATTGTAAAGGAGGAAACCTTCCACTATTAGGATGTTGACTTTGTTCACTGATAAATCTGGAAATGCTTGTTCAGGATGTACATCAGGTATGTTCTCCATCCAGGCATAAACTGAATTCATCATTGCTTCCATGTCCAAAGCTGTGATAACTAAAAAATAATTGTGCTTGATGAGAAACGACTGCCCTTAAAATGAACATGCTCACTGATGTAACAAAATATTAATGTGACAGGTGTTGATGCACACACATATCTACATTTTTATTAGTTGTATTTTAGAGCTATATTCATTTCCAGCAGAAGCTTGCTGATTTGAATTCCAATATTATCATCATTTTATTTAGAGCATAAATGGAGTCAAGAGTTAAACCTGTTCTCATTCAGAGGACTGAAGGAATATTATGTCCTGGTACAACATTTCAAatctggaggtaaaaacaatgactgcagatgctggaaatctgtagAATGGCAGAAGGGAGATCAAAAAGGGTTGGAGAAATCGAAGGAGAAAAGAAACTGCAAGCATTCTCACAGAACTGTTACAGGCAGGAGATTCACATTGATTAAATTCCAATTTCCTGCCATATCCCCATTACTGTGCTAactgtttctatttaaataatcatcaaTGTCCTCTTGAATAATTTAATTAAACTTGCCTCACTACACTTCCAGACTGTTGACTATTTCCTGTGTGAAAAAGCTTTTTCTCTAAACTCATATTTGCTTCTTTTCCAAAACACTTTAAATGTCTCTCAAGTCCTTTTCCAATGAATCCACTGttaattttctcttcatttctgggAGCTGATCTTCTGAAAGCATAGCATCAGCAAAGCACTATCCCTAAACTTTCAACAACTCAAAGCTTCAAATTGTCCTGTCAAGCTCATGATTTAATCTCTttaggcccctcatgatttgttTTAAATGTATATATTTATTGAAAAATGTTTTCACTCTTTTCCAAGAAAACAAACCAAAAAGTTATAAAAAGTACACAAGTACAGAAAAGTCAAAACAATATCGTACTAAGATATGACAGTAACATTGACAACAAACCGCCTACTATTCTTCAAGATACAGTTGTCTCATATTTATTTAACTTTAACCAAATTAAAATAAActcaaattaaataaaataacatTAAATTAACTTACACTATACTGTACtatattacattaatctaattgGCGCATCTCCAAAAAGGGTTCCAACCATGGGAGCAATAGTTATTATACCTGTATTTACtagcccccaccccatcccagggTCCCTGGACCACCACATATGGCCCTCCTGGCTATATAGAGGCCCTAATCAGTACTGCAGACAGATCCATGTCTATGTAATTTAGAAAGGGCCGCCATGACTTATAAAATTGCTCCGTTCCGTGGTGCACCATACTTAGAGTCGTaaagtcatagatatgtacagcatggaaacatacccttcggtccaaccagtccatgccgaccagatgtcccaacccaatctagtcccacctgctagcacctccaaaccctttctattcatttagccatccaaatgcctcttaaatgttgcatttgtaccagcctccaccacttcctctagcaggtcattccatactcgtaccaccctctgtgtcaaaacgttgccccttaggtcttttttatatcttttccctctcaccctaaacctatgtcctctagttctggactccctgaccccagggaaaagactttgtccatttacccaatccatgcccctcacaactttgtaaacctctataaggtcactcctcagcctctgacgcgccagggaaaacagctccagcctgttcagcctctccctatagctcaaatcctccaaccctggcaacatccttgtaaatcttttctgaaccctttcaagtttcacaacatctttctgataggaaggagacgagaattgtacgcaatattccaacagtgtaaTCTTGAGGGAGGTGCTCCATCACAAGTCTGTACCACCCTGCAAGACCTGGAGGCTTTTCTAATATCCAATTCATAAGGATATTCTTCCTCACACAGTGTATAAGAATATTGAATAACCAATTCCTGTGCTCACCCAAAAATGGAAGATTTGGTAGTCCTAAAAAGAGGAATCCTCCATAACTTCCATTCCCAGGATCCTCTCCAGCTCATTCATAATGGCCCGCCAGTATCCGCGGATCTTGTAAGAGGACCAAAAGCAATGTGTAAGGGTGCTAATACtgtttttacatttgggacattttGTGGAAGATCCTTTCTTAAACTTTGCTAACCTCTCTGGCACCGTTTGGGCCCTGGGAGGATCTTCAATTGCCTCGCTTGTGCCTTATTGAAATTTTCTTATCCCCCAAGGCATTCCCTCTTTGCAGATGATATATGGTACTAACTGGGAGAGCGCCCCTACATTGGAGCTGACTTGTAGGGCTGAGCCAAGAGtatagtcttcttctgtatgtaatctcTAACCTGGAAATATAGGAAAAGATCCCTATTAGGGATTCCATATTTCTAACCTAATTGGCTGAAAGGCATCAAGACCTCTCCCTCAAATAAGCATCCCAGACAAGAGATTCCTTTACCCTCCAATGGTCTGAAGCCATTGCGCTCACCCTGCCACATTATCCTCCATGCTTTCACCATATTTATGATAATTGGACTCTCACAGTGCTCAACTACAGacttcatcttatccatgaacagtAACTTTCTGAGGGGACATCTCGCTTTTCAATCCTCACAGCCCTCTGACCAGCATAACTCTGCATAGAACTCCCGGAATCTATCATTGATCTTCCTCAGTTCACAAGTGACATTGCCATTTCTCTCCCTGATAGACACAATGGAGTGTGGAGCACTTCTCTTCCTAGCCACTTCTCTTCCTATCTGGCTTATCCCcatattcaaacagcctttgctttgcaaaggaAAACCCCTCTCTTCGCCACCGAGCGCTGAGTCTGGAGCAGCCCGGAGAGTCATAACCCATTGCAATTTGACCACGGATGGTCTGGCATAATATGCTGATTCAGCTGCTTTCAGCCAGACCTCAAGCATCTGCTGCTGCTCTCCTCTCTGCCGCCTCCTTGTTTTCAAGTATGAAATAATCATACCCCTTAAGAATGCTTTGGTGGTCTCTGAGAATACTGATGGATTACTGCCCGTATCCCGATTAATGTCCCAAAAAAGCCCTGAGCTCCATTGTGATATACTGTACAAAATTGTCATCCTTCAATAGAAACGGGTCCATGCACCAGTGCCGCGTGCCTACTCCATTACCTTTGGTTTCAGATCTAAATATACTGCTGCATGGTCTGAAATAGTTATGCTCCCAATCCTGCAGGCAAACACCAAGTCCAAACAAACTGACGGAACAAAGAACATACCAATTCTtgtgtggcacttgtgtgggtaAAAGGTAAAGTCCCTCGGGTGGAGGCACCTCTACAAATCCACTAGCCCCAACTCCTCACACAAGTTCACTAAGAGTCTAGACTGCCGAGGTACACCCAACAGTCCTCCTGGCATCCCCAGAGTCCATGAGACAATTGAAGTCTCCTCCTCTAATTGTATGGCGCACCCCAAGAGCCATTAATTTAGAGACTGCGTCAACTAAAAATCTGACAGGATGTGCCAGGAGACAGTAAACGTTCAGGATGCCATATTCTTCTCTGTGTATCAGTGCCTTGAGAATGATGAACCGTCCATACTTATCCTTGATTTGATCTGTCCCCTGAAATGGGAGGTTCTTTCATACTAGTCTGGCCACTCGTCTGCTTTTGAACATAAAGAAGGAAAAGAATACCCTATCGTATCCCCCTTGCTCTAACTTCAGATGTTCCCCATCAGTGAGATGTGTCTCTTGCAAGATACGAAGTCAACACTTTCCTTCCTAAGTTTTGACAGCACCTTTTTCTTTTTAATGGGGGAGTAGCTCCCTtttatgttccaggtgcaccacctgaacAGATGACTGCCCTCTGCAAGCCGTTATCCCCCAAGAGGAAGAAACTATTCAATGTCTGATGAGCGGAGGAAAAACATTATCAAATCTAAAGACTATTCCTACAAACACTACCAAAACTACTAAAACTAAAAAATTAACCTCTGCTCCTAACTTGAACAAATAAACACAAAAAACACAAATCTCCAgagatccccctccccctcccaactCCTTGCCCATAGGGGGCGTTCACTCCCAACCTCACAACCATCCTAGCACCTTGCAGTTAAGGCCACGCCTCAAACCCAAGCAATGGAAAAAAAACTCATTATTTATACTTCTACAAGTTAACAATGGATGCCTATCCCTCCCCCTCCACATCTCAACTCCACACATCTTTGCATCAAAGGAGTAACCACCCCTCACCCAGCAAAACCCACAACAGAATAACTAATAACCACCAAACAGATATAACATAAAACATAACGGATTTTACACCAAAGCAATACTAAGCCTATAAGGCCCAAGACtccaaaagggaaaagaacaaagACAGAGAAGATAAAAAAAATTTATATTATGCCATTACCCGCACTCATCTTTTCCTCATTCCTCCTCGGCCAAAGTGTATCATTTCAGCAAGTTCAAACATTCTTGTACTTTTTCCGCCAAGTCGAAGTTGTCAACAGTCCCCCCATAATTGAAATGTAGCACTGCTGGGTACCTCAGAGAATAGTGAATGTTTAAAACTCTTAATATTTTCTTTACATCATCAAAGGCCTTCCTTTTCTTAATTATGGCCCCAGAAAAGTCATGAAAGAACATTATCTTCGAACCTTTATAAGCCAAAGCCAGTGGACCTTCGCCCTATCTTCTGGCTGTTTCTATTATTAATTGCTTTTCCACGTAACGCTGAAGTTGCACGAGGACCGGGCAGGGACGCTGGGCTGGCCCGGACCTGCACATTGTGATCCAGTTGGCCTGCTCCACATTCACCCCGCCTGACTCaatctccattcccagcaactccGGAAGCCATCTCTCGAGAAAATCAGCAAGGTTTTCACCTTCATGCTTTGGTAAGCCCAAGATCCATAGATTTTTTTTCTCCAACCTCAGTTCTTGTTCCTGCAGAGCCCAAACCTGGCCTTCCAAGGTTCAGACCCGCCCCTTGGAGCTCTCTGTCGTGGCCTCAGGGGCTGCGGTCCTCTGTTCCACCGCTTCTACAAGCTGATCCAAAGCCTGCTCAAACTTTGTCAGCATGGCAGTAGTTGGTTCCAGCAGTCTCTCGATATATTCATGGAGTTTTGCAAATTCCGTTAGTAAATGCTGTTGTTCCACTGAACTTAAGGGTGCCGCCAAAGGAGTTGAGGTAACGAATGTGGGTGTGCTCAACACAGTAGGGGAGTTACCTACCTGATGTACTCCCTTTCCCTTGGAAGTCTTCATTTCAGCTCCAGATCTGTCAAATCTTAATTTTAAAGGGCTCTAGGTTTCTCCCTACTTTATATTACAAACATTCCTCAGGGATGGCTAATGAGGGTGAAGGGTAGGAGCCCACCTTGCCTGGGATACGGCACAGAGCCCAACACAGCAGACTGTTTAGACTGCCACCGTCTTGAATCTCCACcacgcctcatgattttaaaacttCTACTAAACCTCTCCTCAGTCTCCTCCTCTCAAGGAAAAGTCGCAACTTTATCAATTTGTCCTTATAACTAAAGTGTTTttttatttcataaacctcttctGCAATCTCTCCAGTGCATTCATTTCCTTCTTAAAAAGTGATGCCCAGgactgtacactgtactccatctgaggagaaggagaatcgacgtttcgggcataagcctgcttatgcccgaaacgttgattctcctcctcctttaaggctgcctgacctgctgcgcttttccagcaacacatttttaagctctgatccccagcatctgcagtcctcacttactccatcTGAGGACTAAAGGTTCAGCATAACATCCTTGCTTTAGTATCCTGTCCTCTTATTAACAAAGCCTAGAATAGATCACACTGTACTCTGTAATACAGCTTAATTCCGAATGATGAACTGTAGTTACCAATAGAGGCAAGTAGCGACAAAGAAATTAAATATTCAAATACCAAGAGAATTCCTTGAGTATGTGCCGCCATCTATTACAGTATATGTTGATAACTAATTCATACAGGTTCTTATAATGTTGAATCATGCAGAACAATTAGGCCAAGTCCAGTTCAATAGGGTCTCTGTTGCTTTGACTTGAAAACTATGACCACTATGTTGTGATAGTTGCATTGAAAACCTGTCATAGAGATGTTATTTTGGCTGAGTATTTATTATGGATATGGATGCTAGGAACTAGATATTGATGTCATGAAAACAGCCTACATCACAGGACAGGAGATGCAGGAGGTCTTGaaaaacataaaggtggataaatgtccaggacctgatcaagtgtatacCAGGACATCGTGGGAAGCTATGAAAGAAATTACAGGGTCCTAGCAGAGATATGtgtatcctgtacagccacggaTGAGGTGCAGGAGGACTACAacatggctaatgttgtgcctttaccTAAGAGAggttgtaaggagaagcctgggaatgaCAGACTGGTGAATCTGACAGCAATAgcgggtaagttgttggaggggattctgagagatagcaTTTACATGCATTAGGAGAGGtaaggacttattagggatattcagcattgctttgtgcatgggaaaacgTGCCTCACAagtttgattgagctttttgagaacATGACCAAAAAGATATATGAGGGCAAAATGGTAGATGTTGCCTGCGTAGACTTtagtaaagtctttgacaagattctgcatggtCGTCTGGTTAgtgaagttagatcacatggaattcaagGAGAGTCTgtcaattagatacaaaattggcttgatgtttggagacagagagtggtggtggagggtttttttttggattggaggcttgtgaccagccgTGTTCCGCACGTATCAGTGCTGGAcatactgttgtttgtcatttatataaaatatctggatgaaaatttaggaggcatggttagtaagtttgcagataacaccaaaacaGTTATTTAAGCTTACAAAGGCATCTAGATCAATTATGGCAATTGGCTAATgactggcagatggaatttagtttggatAAATGAGAGCTATTGTATTTTAgcaaaacaaacaaaggcaggtcttgtacaattaatggtaggacccgGTAGGTAATGTTGTCAAACAGACAGACCAaagggttcaggtacatggttctttgaaagttgcatcatagatagacagggtggttaagaaagcatttagcacatttgccttcattgctcaaaccaTTTAGTATATGAGTCGGGACGTCATGatgaggttgcacaggacattagtgaggccaatTTTGGAGTATCATTAAGAGTTCGGGTCGCCCTGCtatagaaggatattattaaattttagggggttcagaaaagatttacaaggatgttgctgtgactggagagtttgagttataaggaaaggctgaataggctaagaCTTTTTTAAACTGGAGCATAGAAATTTGAAGGGTGACCTtctggaagtttataaaatcatgagcatagATAAGCTGAAAAGCAAAGGTGTTTTCTCTAGtgtagaggagttcaaaactagatttttaaggtgagaggcaaaagatttaaaagggacataagaggAAACggtttcatacagagggtgattTATATGTGGAATTAACAGACaggagaagtggtagatgcaggtacagtgccaacatttaaaagatacagATACAgaataggaaagctttagagagatatgggccaaatgcaagcaaataggactagtttagtttgggaaacttgatcggcatggatgagttggactgaagggtctgtttccttaatgtatgactctgactctctgtgacaaatCTTACCATCATACTGCTGAAACCCATCTTGTCCGACCTCTACTTCACTGGCAGGCTGGAAAAAAAATATAAAAGTTTAGTCCAAAATAAAATTCCTCATCCATAGTTTTAGGAATTAGTCTCAGCTTCTGGTCCATACAAGATTTGAAGCTTGGAGCTATTAAAAATTTAGGAACGGTGATATACTGATTCAATTTTTTCAGAAGTTCAACTCCCAAAAAATGAAGAGAGAATTACCAATGGATTAATAGAAAAAGGATTTAAGAGATATTTATTACAATGAACAAAGAAGATGTGacattttcaaaacaaaattatgAAAGATGGCAGAGTTGTAAGAACAGTGTGTGCAATAAGCGGAAGCCACAATGGCTCATGGAGACTTAGCTAAGTAACATGCTCTAAGAGATATCTTTCAGTGGGCAAAAATATGTAAACAAAAAGGCAGAACAAAATTAAATTAGGATCACAATTCAACTTAATAAAACACAAGAAGAAAGCATTTACTTTGCTCATTTTAGCACTTCACAGAAAATAAAGAAGACTTGAAACATTATGCAGCCAGAACTATAGATGGTACCACCAG
The DNA window shown above is from Chiloscyllium punctatum isolate Juve2018m chromosome 2, sChiPun1.3, whole genome shotgun sequence and carries:
- the LOC140486227 gene encoding nicotinamide riboside kinase 1-like; translation: MVTARFVYHCFLNSVARLIQGHLKIKMRTFIIGIGGITNGGKTTLARKLKKAVPNSMLLCQDTFFKPASEVEVGQDGFQQYDVITALDMEAMMNSVYAWMENIPDVHPEQAFPDLSVNKVNILIVEGFLLYNYRPLNDVFNLRYYLSIPYEECKRRRCLRIYDPPDPPGNFDGHVWPMYLKNRKEMEEKVSDIIYLDGTKPPEDLFTQVHEEILRQVQKLQDADKMTPSKQDIEKLKILVDK